CACGTGAGACTGAAATTTTAAGGATCGGGCGACTTCTAGTAAATGTCTGTGCTTTCATTcagcaactccattttgttgaggaGTATAAACACATGAACTTTGATGAACAATTccaaacatatttaaaaattcagTACATTCATTTTTAAAGAATTCATACCCATTATCACTACGAACAGTTTTGATTATAgtagaaaattgatttttaaccaACACAAAAATTGTTTGAGACAAATAAGAGCATCACTCTTAGAGCGCAACAAATAAACCCAAGTCATTCGTGTGTAATCATCAACAATCGTTAAAAAAAACCTATGACCACTATGAGTAGAAACTCGATAAGGTCCCCACAAATCAATGTGCACAAGAGAAAAAGTAGTATTAGCACGAGACTTATGAATAGGAAATGGAAGTCTGGTTTGTTTAGCTAGTGGACAAACAGGACACTTATGAATACTATCAACAGCAGATTTTGTACAAGAAAAAATAGGAACCTTGTTCAGTCTCGAAACCGACGCATGACCAAGTCTATGGTGCCAAAGAATGGATGAATCTGTAGAAGCCATTGCAACAAAAGAAGGAGGTAAAACCATAGTCTGTTGAGACGGATCCAGGATATAAAGACCACCTCGTGCTTTACCAATCCCCCTCATCCTTCCACTGGAGAGATCCTGTATAAAGCAAAAATGAGGATAAAAAGAAACCATACAATGAAGATCGGTGGTAAGTTTGGAAACAGAAAGTAAATTGTAACGAAAATTCGGAACATAAAGAACTTTTGTCAATGAAAGGTTAGGTAAAATTGTGCAAGTGCCAGTATGAGTAACGGAGACTAAAGACCCATTTGGAAGCCTAACACTTGGTGACCCTAATGGACATGCAATAGTAGATTCCAAGAAATGAAGATCCGACAGTATATGGTCAGTGGCCCCAGTGTCAATGATCCATTTGTTACCAAGATCCACCATACCTGCTATACTGGTAGCAGCTTCAACGACAACAGGGTCTTTATTCAACAAACGCATGATCTGGTTACATTGATCTTGTGTAAACATAGGTGCTGGCGGACATGACCCACTAGAGTCCAGTACTTCACTACTACAAGCAGAGTCAGGGGTAGAAACATTATTCACTGCCGAAGAAGAAGAAACATTCATTTTCCTCTTTGTAAACTTAAAATCTGTAGGATAACCGATGAGTTTATAACAAGTCTCTCTTTTATGTCCCTTAACTTTGCAGTGGTCACAAATACCATTAAATCGTTTTTTCTGTACCATCTGAACTGAAGAAAAAGGAACCAAGTCATCCCCAACATTACTAGAACTATGCTTTCTCTGCGACTCTTCTTGCATAATCATCGAGTACGCATGATTAACAGACGGTAAAGGACTCATCAATAAAATCTGACTACGCACAGCACTATATGACTCATTCAATCCCATAAGAAACTGGAATAAATGCTGCTGTCCAACATGAACATCATTCTGTCGAGACTGACCACAATCACAAGAAACCGGTGGTACAAGGGTATCATATTCGTCCCAAAGTAACTTCAATCTGGTAAAATAGGCAGAGATTGAGACCGTACCTTGAGAATAGGTAGTAATTTCACGATGCAAGAAATAAATTCTTGAACCGTCAATTTTGTGAAATCGTTCACTAAGATCGTTCCAAACTGCTGCCGCACTGGACGCAAAAACAATCCCCGCCGAGAGTTCTTTACTAACAGTATTTAGAATCCAAGAAAGGACAATCGCATTGCAGCGCTCCCACTGATGACCCATATCCTCCGGTACCATGGTTTTAGAACAGGTGCCATCCACAAATCCCAACTTGTTTTTTTCCAATAACGCAATTCTCATCGTCCGACTCCAAACAGTGTAATTCTCAACACCTGTCAACTGATGAGCGACGAGCAATGTACCCGGAGTATCTGATGGATGAAGATAACACGGGTGATTGAAATCAAGAACAGAATCAGAGAGACTCATCTTCTTTGTTACTGAAAGaacccaaaaagaaaacaaagataaCCAGTAATCCAAAAAACGTCGAAGACACAAATGAAAAGTGCCCTAGAGAACAAACCAAAAACTGCTAGAACTATCGAACTTGGGCTACAGATACCAGCCCAATAACTAGCTTAAGAAAAAAACAGCAAAGAATTATCAGAAAAAACGACTACCATAGCATCTGATACCATGTTGAAAAAAAATTCTCACTTACTTGTTTAATACACAGAGTATGTTTACATTTATAGACTATTTGTTTAACTAACTAACTAATCTTGTAACTGCCTAATTTTGCTAACTACTAACTACATTAACTTCTCAACAGATTGTACCTTTAATAAAAGAGATCAAGGAGGTTTGTGGAATTTACTTTTAGATTTGCACCTAGATCGGCGAATCGGGCGGCACATGCGATGGAGAAAGAAGTTAGGGAGTTGTCGTTGCCCACCTATTGGATTGAAGAGGCGTGGGTGAGGGTAGAGGAAGAAGCTGAAGGGGATAGAAGAGCTTACTGTGCTTAAACTAATTGTGTTGGATAAGGGGTTATTATGGGGACATCGAAGCTCGAGAGTTACAAGGGTTCATCGTTTCTTTAATAGGAACAATCTGAAGGAAGCAGAACGATGGACTAATTTGTTTTGATAACTGATGAATGGTTTTCATGGAGATGGAGGCTACTGGTTAGGCAATAGAATCGTTtcattttcatttgatttttctgtttttgttttggtttatgctgctctgTTGTGTTTTTTCTTTGGTTCTGGTTTTACTCATGAATTAGGGGCAGCCACCATCCGTTTTATCCACTAGAAAAGAGCCAACTGTTGTACATGCAAATGGTGCTTTTATTGAGAAATGGAAACCCTCAGTTATGTCaattttttgataaagtaaattgttaaaaattttcttgaaacaattattagaaaattcctttattaaatttaaaaaaattataaatttctgGACACTATTTTTAATATGACATGTAATAAAGTCTTTATAGTTAATTTTCTCCTTAAGTCCCTTAAGTCTTTGTTATCTTCTTTGTTCTAAATAAATGAACAGGTCAATGTGCAACTTTAgtcattaaatattaaatttttctaaCTAATGTGGAATACGACACTTTGCAAAATTAATCTGTATAGCTTATATCGCCTCAGATTAtctaataaatgataaatatcaattacaataaaatatttcaaCAAATTTGCTCATTAATCCCCtcctcaaaattttcatgtatttaaaTGGAAAATGTAGCAATAAATTGCAAACTAATCTAGCATTTATGAATTTTAACGTTATCTCGATCATTTATTAGAATATACATAACTCATTTCATATCTCTATATTTAAACACTGCAAATTGTAGAAATACAGAAATCATAGAATCATTCCAAAggtttaaaaacaaaaaagaaaaatgttgaagcaaatttcttttgttttctttgttcttCTCATCGGTTGCTACATTAGAGTTAATTGTGAGGAATTAAAGCATCTTACCAATGAGGTTGAAGTGAACGTGCCTGCAAATCTGACTTGGGAACTTTATAGGCACCTTGGGATCTCAAAACTCGCTGCTCAACAGCTTAAACATGTTATTCAACGGATTCAAGTTTTGAAAGGTGATGGTGGGGTTGGAACTGTTCTTAAACTCACTTTTGTTCCAGGTACTTAAACCAGGTTTTTCTTTTATCAAAATCCATGCATTTTAATGAACTTGATGATGGATTGTTTCAATATGAATCAGGGAATTCAAGTTATACTGAGATATTCAATGTGATTGATGACCAAAAGAGGGTGAAAGTGGCACAAACTTTAGAAGGTGGATGCCTTGAGATTGGTTGCTCGATTCAACTGGTTCGGTTCGATATAATAGAAAAATCCCCGAGCAAAAGCATCATAAAATCTGATATTTCATATGCTGTCAAGAAAGAATTTCAAGCTAAGGATCCAAAGCCTAATATTCAATGCTTAGCAGCTGTTGCACAAGTTGCAAAGTATTATCTTGAGAGAGCAAATTGGGcttaaaatgcccttcattaaattggtgtttttgggttgaattttgtaataataaatttagcaatTGACATTTACATTTTCtgttaatttaactattattcttttttaattaattttggtcattaattattttaaaaatgtaaaatagtttttctttagtaaaaatattaatttattaattaaattgacaTGACAACATACGTGACTATTTATATGCATTTTATACTGACATATTACTATTtgtcaaataaattaaaagtcaaaacttGAAATTCATATAGGTGGATTGTCATACGAGTtgttgtgtttaaaaatttaacattttagtcaatatttaaaattaacattttagtcaatatttttattagaaaacaTCATTTCGACTCTTTTCAAAAGGTCGAtggtcaaatttaattaattttaaaaagttaaaaggacAAAACTagctaaataataataaaggcgAAATTGA
The genomic region above belongs to Gossypium hirsutum isolate 1008001.06 chromosome D05, Gossypium_hirsutum_v2.1, whole genome shotgun sequence and contains:
- the LOC107902916 gene encoding norbelladine synthase — translated: MLKQISFVFFVLLIGCYIRVNCEELKHLTNEVEVNVPANLTWELYRHLGISKLAAQQLKHVIQRIQVLKGDGGVGTVLKLTFVPGNSSYTEIFNVIDDQKRVKVAQTLEGGCLEIGCSIQLVRFDIIEKSPSKSIIKSDISYAVKKEFQAKDPKPNIQCLAAVAQVAKYYLERANWA